Below is a window of Pirellulales bacterium DNA.
GATGCCTGCTCGCGCCAGGCCTGCTGATAAGCATCAGGTTCCATGGTCGTCCTCGTTCATCAAGGCGCTCAACGCTTTTCGGGCTCGATGCAACTTGACGCCTACGTGGCTCTCGGAAATGCCGAGCACCTCGGCCATTTCCCGGTAACTCAACTGGTCGAGGTAGAGCAGCACCAAGGCCGCGTCGGTTTTCGGCAGTTGATGAATGGCCCGGTAGAGTCGTTCGACCGTCTCGCGTTGCTGTGCTTGTTTGCAGCTATCGACTCCGTCGACCACCGCGTCGCGCGATTCCAGGAGCGGCTGCTGCCTGGACCGGCGGCGAGCGTCCTGTCGATGCCAGTTCAGCGCGGTATGGAGTGCCACGCGATAGAACCACGTCGAGGCGCTCGCACGGCCGTCGAAATGTGCCAGCGACCGCCAGGCCTGCAGCAGGATTTCCTGGGCCAGGTCCTGGCATTCCTCGCTGGTGAGCGTGTAGGCGCGAGCGACCTTCAGGACCGACGAGCCGTGTTCGCCGAGCCAGGCCACAAACAGCGCTTTTTGATCTTCGTCGAGCAACGCCAAACCTCGTGCTAGAGGTATTGGTACCTCGAACGCTCGGCGGCTTACAAAGAGATCAAAATATTTCTGGACGAGGTAGTCCAGCGAGCCGGCAGGTCGCGTTCCAATGCACGTTGTGGAAGGGATCAAGCCCGGCGAGGTGATCAGGTTATTTCACGTTATCTCATGCATACGATAAGATGTTTTCGCCTTAACTTTTACTACCTCACCGTCGTCAGGGCAGGAGACTTCGGATGGAATGGTACATCGCTGCGGTTGGCGTCGTGCACGCGCTGTTCGCAGGCTGCGAGATGTTGCCCTGGCCGCAACCGCTGTTGCTCTACGCTTCTTTGAAAAAGCTGGCCAAGAGCTCGGGGGTTTCGACGAAGGGCTATCGGCTGCCGCATTACCCGTCGGAGTGGACGCCCGAGCAACGGCATCTGGTGGCCACGGTCGTCAAGAATGCGGGCATCTACAACGCCGTGATGGCCGGGGCACTGTTCTGGTCGGCCTATCGCGGCGCGGCCGCTTACGAGCTGGCCTGCGTGCTGTTGATCGGCGTCGCCGTTGCAGGAGCATTCGGAACGGCCACGTTGAAGTCTCCCGTCACGGCCGTGCAATCGCTGCTCGGCCTGGGCGGAGCCGTCGCGCTGTGGGGCAAGCTGTTCCCCTGATCGCCACCGGGAAAGGCTTCGTGGCGCCAAATCCTCAACGCCTAGTCCCCGCCCGATTCGTCATACGCCTCGCGCTCGAAGGGATTGTCTCGATACGAGTCGTGACCTCGCAGCCAAAAGATGAGTGAGCACGACAAATAAGCAGGTCCGAAAAAGATCCCCCACCGCTCGAACTGCCTTACATGGACCAGTTCATGCCTACGTGCGATATTGAGCGCCGCCGCAGACTGCCCAAGAATGGTGTGGCCGAGTGTGAGGGCCAACACGAACTGCCCCTCAGGAAGGCGATGTAACAACCACGTGACCGCGCCGCCATAAGACTCGAGCGTACGGCCGCGGACCCGAGCGTGCCCGCCCGTGCACAGGCCTAGGGTCCCAAACGTCAGTCCGGCCAGCGTGTAAGGCGAAGCCCAGGCCATTCCGAAGATAATCGACAATCGCCGCACTTGCTTGCCAGATCCCGTCGGTGCGGCTGTTCGGTCGCGATTGCCTTCCAGCGCGACTTACGCTGCGGCGGGCAGGCGCCCGAATACGGCCCCGCGTGAGGCGACGTGGCCGCCACTACCGCGCGTCGGCGTCTTCCATCGCCTGGATGTAGCTCCGCAACCGTTCGACCTCGTCGGCCATGTGCCGGAGCCGGAGCATGTTTTCGACCCGCTTGCGCAGCTCGACCTGGTTGACCGGCTTGCTGAGAAAATCATCGGTCCCGGCGTTGACGGCCCGTTCGATGTCGCCCAATTCGTTCAGGGCGGTGACCATCAGGATCATGATGCCGCGCGTCGCCGGGTCCGACTTGAGCTGCTTGCAGACCTCGAAGCCCGACAGCTTGGGCATCATGATGTCGAGCAAGATCAAGTCGGGCTTGAAGTCGCGCACCTTGTTGAGCGTGTCCTGGCCATCAACGGCGACGGCCAGGTCGCAATCGATCCCGGTCAGGTAGACCTCCAACAACTCGACGTTCGTCGCGTTGTCGTCGGCGATCAGGATCCGGCTACGCGGCAGCGACATGAGATGGCTTTCTGGCTTGGTGGGCCCTGGCGGTCGAAAAGGGGGACAAACGGCGCTACCGGCCGGCGGTCACGGCCGAGTCTTCCGGCGACAGCCGCATCGCCGGCACCGGAAACTGCCCACACAGCTCCCGCACCTCGCCGCGAATGCGCGCCAGCGCCGCCGGGTCGTCCTGGCAGCGCAGGGCCTCGAGAATCCAGCCGCCGATGCGGCGCATTTCGTCGGTCCGCATACCGCGCGTCGTCAGGGCCGGAGTGCCCAACCGAATGCCTGACGGATCGAGCGGCTTGCGCTCGTCGTAGGGGATCATGTTCTTGTTGGCCGTGATGCCGCAGCGGTCGAGCGTCGCCTCGGCCTGCTTGCCTGCCGTACCGAGCGAGGTCACGTCCAACAACAGCAAGTGATTGTCGGTTCCGCCGCTGGCCAGCCGCGCGCCGCCGGTCAGGAGCGTCTCGGCCAGCGCCAAGGCATTGGCCACCACGGCCCGGGCATAATCCTTGAAATCGTCGCGCAGTGCTTCGCCGAAGCAGATCGCCTTCG
It encodes the following:
- a CDS encoding RNA polymerase sigma factor, encoding MLDEDQKALFVAWLGEHGSSVLKVARAYTLTSEECQDLAQEILLQAWRSLAHFDGRASASTWFYRVALHTALNWHRQDARRRSRQQPLLESRDAVVDGVDSCKQAQQRETVERLYRAIHQLPKTDAALVLLYLDQLSYREMAEVLGISESHVGVKLHRARKALSALMNEDDHGT
- a CDS encoding DUF1304 domain-containing protein, whose amino-acid sequence is MEWYIAAVGVVHALFAGCEMLPWPQPLLLYASLKKLAKSSGVSTKGYRLPHYPSEWTPEQRHLVATVVKNAGIYNAVMAGALFWSAYRGAAAYELACVLLIGVAVAGAFGTATLKSPVTAVQSLLGLGGAVALWGKLFP
- a CDS encoding response regulator produces the protein MSLPRSRILIADDNATNVELLEVYLTGIDCDLAVAVDGQDTLNKVRDFKPDLILLDIMMPKLSGFEVCKQLKSDPATRGIMILMVTALNELGDIERAVNAGTDDFLSKPVNQVELRKRVENMLRLRHMADEVERLRSYIQAMEDADAR